The genomic window TTAGATTCAGTCAACCAGGTTTCAGAACACAAGATCACATTTGTTcacatacattcatttatattaaaaaatgaataagcaATCTTTCCCTTTCCTAATTTTTCAGCTCATCTCCCTGTTCCTGTCACCAGCACATACTGTTCACCTCGTTCTTCGTCATCAGAaagatgtgttgtgttgtgttcagtggtGAATGTGTCACATGATGTGAGCgtctcctggtacaaaggaaagagtttattgtccaacatcagtgtgtctgatctcaacatcagactctctctacctctggaggtggaatatcaggacacaaacacatacagatgtgtggTGGACCATCTCAAGAGAAACCAAACTCGACATCTCAACGTCACTCATGTCTGTCAGCCGTGTTCAGGTGAGTCGCACTTTATTATTAGTGTTTATCCAGTTGATCTGTGTGGTGACTGGATGTGAAGTGTATGAGAAACTTGTGTGTCGTGTTTATTTGTATGGTGCTTTTCACAACAAAAATCAAGAGATGTATTTACTgtacactgaacaaaatgatttttgctgcttgtcGAATTGGATTAATTGAAATAAGTTAAATCAACATAGCCTaatttttgtacaattttgtcacaacatgattttttcatgTTCAGTTATGTAACTTAATCCATTCATGTTGGCACTACATAAATGATTagtgttgtgttaacatataTTTGCCACAACTAggcagaggatttatatttcccagcatgctttgagTAAGACTTTTTTGAattaagtgttgttttatgtgtttttcagtaaagagaaACACTTGTTAGGCTAaatctttgagatttagaagagtttgttatatttttaagttttgtggttaccattgtttagaaagGCGTTGCCTTTGCTTAGGTAGTGGGCGTTTAcatttctgaatttgaatttctgtCAAGCTTGGTTAACTTCAAATCTTGttaaagataaaagaaaatgttatgtCACGTTAACTAGAAACACTTATGTTGAGAACGTTAAATGAACATTAACATATAATGTTCTGTGTGAAACGTTAAcatataaaaatcatgtttgtttaacattattttatgtagtaggcatGGCAAAATAAAACATAGTTAACCTGACAAAATTCTTTCTATTATGCATTGCAAAACATTATTCAGTAGGTATGACAAGAATGAATTTAATCAAGACTTCTAAAAAAATTTAAGTTCATACAACAAGATTATAAAGAATCGTTTCAAACAAATTAGATTTAGTTGGAGCAATGTAATTCAATTTCGTGGAAAAGTTTTCCTAAATTTAATTACGTTCAACAacttttttttgagtgtaacaCACTATGGTTTAGACGCACAATGAAATTCTTTGCATGTGTCCCTTACTCAAAGATATTGACATATACagcacaataaaaaatacataaatatacaaaaatatgctAATAGACAGAGTTTAGGAATTAGTGAGGATAGTTGAACATATAACGTTCAGGAATCTAATGGCATGAGAATAAAACTGTGAGCCTTGATCAGCTATACAGAACTGACTAAGCTTCTGACTGAAAATCTCACAGTTATTCAAAATGCACTGTTTGACAATGTACGCATCCACAGAATGTGAATGCACTGTCCTAAAGTGCTGCTGTGCAGTTTGACATATGTGTTACTGAACTTACACATCTGTctattctgtttctgtttacttttgtaGATTCTTCTCACCTGACGGTCATTGTTACAGTTAATCTTGTGATTTGGGGGATATGCATATTCATCATCCTTGTCTACACAAGAAAACATGGTGTTAAAGGCAAGTCTTACTTTCAGTATATAGCAAAGAAAATGACCTTCAAAGATAATACTCATTACCAAGATGCTGCACTGCCattgctatactgtatatacgtgGAGGGGTGCCGCTGGGAGGTGTTTTTActgcaatttaagcttagcaaaccaagtTATGGTAATGTTGATGTCGGGTTTAATTGTTGATCGACAATATGCTATATAATTGTAGTTTAGAAATATCTGTATTCCACCtataaatagctgcccagaggcgttgaaAACATGGCCACGAAGTTGCACGGTTTCTGCAAACGGACTTTGTCACCTTTCACAATAATGACATCACTgctaatgagaaaaatacttacagtccccgtgaaccggaagttgcgatcgtttttacttccgtatttccgaatttcaaaggagaaaatgagtgggcgtggcttgcgtttttcactgcgaattgattggatgtgtaaaaacagcagttgcattgattttgaaatgaaactggcagcagactgacagttgaaggggaggagttaacggatgctccgaccaagccgtctaacatacatcatttgagatggatagtcatttcagggcggaagtgcattttcagattttaactgtttattttaaaaagacaatgacccacattgataagctattcactataaacgctgcaatatttcatgaaaaaataataattgtctttttttatttcactgggactttaatacgCTGTCACTTTACTTTACAGCTGTTTGCATGAAATTTTCACGTTCTGAAGAACCTCTGACTGATGAAGAAAGGAACTCAAAACCCAGCAGCATGTTTGAAGATGCAGAAGACCAGAAGTGTCTGACAGGACAGAAAAGCTTCAGTGATACGTTTTAAAACACCCACCTGCAGTATTGACAGACTTCCCATGCACTTCCATTCAAAGAAAACTTTGTTTATCTGCATAtgtgtcttttgtttatttacatatcCTGTGTCTGACAGCACTGTCGAGGACATTCGTATTACACCTGTGTCACTTTATGGattttgtaaaatggtaaacgttcatttttacataatttgtcacgtttattgtatttgtttttaataaagagaacaaaacaaatgtttgacaCCGTTATTTActattaattacatttattatgtttaaaaaagtacttaatgttaaaaaaacacagctatatataacattaatttaatctgtttattctcaaaaagtagaaaataactgtcaacaagaacaaacacaagtgatcaaaatgtttacatattgtGAAGTCAAACGAGTGTTTCTATTTGATATTTATGTTAAATCTAACTGTTAAGTAGTTGTTAATTTCATGgatattttttattgatatttaaagccccagtgaaatccaaatgttttttttccttttattaaaaataagtttgcCTTAAGGACATCAATAGACTGATATGCTCCTGCgcgctgacaaaattcccatttagaagatataagcattcaaaactgacagtctggcaTGTGCGCTCAaacaaatctagaaattccatcACGCTTAGTGATGttacgttcgtgaacgaattgttctttttgaacgaatcttttaagtgaacgaatcgttcttgtTCACGAAATGCATcgactcatatttctcgttcactgaaatctctccctcgagcacagagcgtcttctgaaagagtgtctaaagcacgagccaatggcgttcgagtgtgtgctttgacagagcatatgattggttgaatgtaggctactgaacgaatacgcccttgagtctgaacgagagagatctCATTCGTACACAAACAaaaggacccgctgattctcgttcgtgaacgacaTGAACGATCAGTCATCTCGTTCGTAAACGAACTGAATGAGCTGCTACTTCTCGTTCAAGAACATGATCAAGAGGAGGTCTCTcgttcaacaagtacagaaatggacacaatgtaaagacaCTTACGAAAATGAATCATGGTTTTAATATAGTAAAGGTAGTAACCATCTTTTTAGTGTACTTTGTCTTCTGCCAATTACAAATGGTTGTACTGTAAATATCATGCTTAAACGAcatttagggatgcacgataaattatcgacCATattggtatcggccgataaatggtcattttttatgttatcgttatcggccgataataaaatgtaggcagatatattatagccaataattcataaaaaatttcctctggttgaaccacttcagcggcacgctgctcacagttaaaatacagtacagtactgtctttctgtcgtgatcattcacttactgctattagcaaaacattgttgatgtagtatgtagagttttatgaatgtgtaaattataagaacaaaagcatattagttgaagccgactgctgtctgaatgctttctgtcttgagacctgttagacatgtggctattgagaacacctttctgggttgctctgaaagaacattttaaatttgtttattaaataaacattataccagaaaagttaaaagttaaagaatctttaattagtGTAAAGTACAAGGCTTGGTAGATGATTTTTAGGGGGGGGGAGAATTTTCAGTCTCAAAAAtcgttatattaatatttagatactatacatcggccaatatatcggccaAAATTGCATCAGCGTCATATGCATACATGCAGTTTTAGTTATTGCAGTTCTCATAACTGCTGAAACCTGAAAGCTATCCTCCAAGTTATTAAATCTATGATAATGCCGTAAGTGAGTCCTGCCTTctcttaaaaaataacatttttatcataGTAAAATCTACATATCATTCCCAACCAAAGTATTGTATGGTGTGAGACATGTTGAACATTAATGGACAGGCAGTCGATTCCTTAAATGAACAGCTGTTTCCTCTCAAAAGGGATTTATTCAGAGTACTGAAGCTTCGcttccattgacatccattaaaataaaactgccTCTGGTCTCCTTTCCTGTTTAATAAGCACTCTTTCTTTTAACAgaagctagtgtttattacaagtaaAGTTTGGAAATTTGGGCTTCCCTGGTGATTGTTTAGGTCGTTAAACATGGGTCTTTTGAGTTTGCgatagtgaattcctatggagaaaatactTACTGTCCTCCATCAGCACTTCACGCATCatcaaaaccacgtgattgCAAACAACCTATTGAACACAACAGCATCGCCCACACCTGCACAAACTGAAtacttttgttttctcttttgccAACAAACACCCAGTTCTACAGATCACACCGGTCTGTAGCTCATTATTATAGAGCGCCATGAGAATCATCATTTTCCTTGGTTTGTTCTCTCTGATTGTGAATGGTAAGTCTATATTTTAtagctgttttgtttttttctttccattGATGGACTACAGGTGTTCATAATGACACTTCAAtcaaattttattacatttcaaatttgtttgtgaattcacagtttatttGTAGAAATATGCCTCAAATATGATCTGAAAAACTGTATGTGTTTTCTCAGTCAAGCAAAAATACAGATGTCATCTGTAAAGCATTTGTGCAGAACATTGGAAAAACAAGATCAACCTGTTGACTGACTAATCACCCAAACTTGTTTGGAGACCCAAGATcacaacaaatgttttttaagaatAATACAACCGAGTTAGGCCCTTGACGACTACGCCTCAAAAGATATTGACATAGCTCAGtatttctgaaagtttttttttgtaaagtttggTTTAATAATTAGATAAAAGGAGCGACACTGTATCTTTCAAGTAGGAATCTGCTTTCACAGTTCGCCACGTGtgcctttttaaataaaagtttaacttaaggggcggtttccagAACAGGGATTAGACTAGTCCAAGACTAGTCCAATAAAtgtaagagctgtccaaactgaaaacatcTTGCACTGACACACTGCaacttaaatacatttacatttagcagacgcttttatccaaagcaacttgcaaatgaggtaaacaatgaaagcaattggaacaacatgagcacaacaacaagcacaaaactggtctcatatagcccaccacagtatacaaagctaaggtgTTTTTAgctaaggatagaaagagtagaaaagagatagaagtcaaatctggcgggtatataagtctgcattaacgagtgaagataagggggtgccaaatcagtggtggtcttgtaggccaggagcagagttttgaatttgatgcgagcgactatagagAGTGTCATGAACGAGGATAGTGAGGATACaagtacagaggacccagacacAGACaacgggtaaggggttaacaagacatttaataaaataataatacaaaacaaagacccacgtgggggtaaaataacaaacaaaggtATAACATGACATCAGGGACAAGAGCTAACTACACCttacacttgaattaaatacaaaataactaaactacactgacaagaaacaggaactcacccacatatgacacacacaatgaaccagcacaggacagagcacaaaggggcattaaataagggataaaatcaagaggggacaggtgtagggcatgaaaccaataacaagcaataatgaggagacgaaagggcgggaacagagagagTGGAAGGCCgacagggccaaaacgcctctctccacataaaacaagggatcctgccgtgattctgccacaagatcaagactGACATGAcgagatgaggcagaatcacgacagggagccaatgtaacttagtgacgTGTGCTATCTTCGGTTCATtaaagaccactcttgccactgcattctggatcaaATACACGCCtttgtgttgtctcaaaatgcacaaaagtaatgtttttagtaaggcatgtttgttaaaactttctctgtgttcatcagaactaagacatttataccgatttggaacgactcgaaggagagtaaatgacagaattttcatttttgagtgaactagccctttaagggGGCGGTTTCATCAAGGCCTAGTCCTAGTTTACTAAACTAAGGCCCAGTCCTGccttaaaataatccctgtctgggaaaccacccctaaaTCTTTTTCTATATAAGTTCTctctcttcatttatttatttagaagaatgctcataaccagacagattttaccccccattgacttccatagtagaaaaaaaacaatggtagtcgaAAGTgacccagaacggtttgctgtcctacattcttcaaaatatcttattttgtgttcaacagaacaaaaaaaaatgatgaagtattttttcctgctatgggagtcaatgggggccaaaaTCTGTCAGATGCAATCTTACTGTGACATATGGAAATAAATTAGCGGGAGAGTATGTTAAGAGCAGTCGGATAGCTCAGCTGGCTAGTCCGACTTGACTTCTCCCTCGACTGCGAGTAACTGCAAATAAGATCATTAGGTATATTCGACACACACTCCAGTATTTATTTGAGCATTTTCATTAAAAGATTACGAAGCTTTGCACATCACAAAACAATTACAGACAGTAGTGTTGTGTTTAATGCCTCATTATTAGCATATAGCTAGTCACaaacgtttgtgtttgtgtgtctgcaggTGTTGGGTTTGGTGATccagatgaagtgaagtcagtgtcagtgacTGAG from Triplophysa rosa linkage group LG25, Trosa_1v2, whole genome shotgun sequence includes these protein-coding regions:
- the LOC130549050 gene encoding uncharacterized protein LOC130549050, producing the protein MFFFYHFVFLFSKVSTMNVSIFLFLSLGFHGVGLDPDEVKSVSVMEGENVTLHVVKQKDDKIQWYHRPEHNTGAKTQEDVYNIISPDDKKWKLNNQTGDLTITNTTTEDSALYQLKIRNNTIVSFKKFNVTVYAHLPVPVTSTYCSPRSSSSERCVVLCSVVNVSHDVSVSWYKGKSLLSNISVSDLNIRLSLPLEVEYQDTNTYRCVVDHLKRNQTRHLNVTHVCQPCSDSSHLTVIVTVNLVIWGICIFIILVYTRKHGVKAVCMKFSRSEEPLTDEERNSKPSSMFEDAEDQKCLTGQKSFSDTF